A window of the Canis lupus baileyi chromosome 8, mCanLup2.hap1, whole genome shotgun sequence genome harbors these coding sequences:
- the SSTR5 gene encoding somatostatin receptor type 5, translated as MEPLFPAPTLAGWNASSAAPGGGGDNGTQAGLAPSPGARAVVVPVLYLLVCAAGLGGNALVIYVVLRHAKMKTVTNIYILNLAVADVLLMLGLPFLATQNAVSYWPFGPVLCRLVMTLDGINQFTSIFCLTVMSVDRYLAVVHPIRSTRWRRPRVAKLASAAVWAFSLLMSLPLVVFADIQEGWNTCNLSWPEPVGLWGAVFIIYTSVLGFFGPLLVICLCYLLIVVKVKASGVRVGATRRRSERKVTRMVVVVVVVFVGCWLPFFIVNIVNLAFVLPEEPASAGAYFFVVILSYANSCANPVLYGFLSDNFRQSFRKVLCLRKGYGAEDAEATEPQPDKSSRLQEAMLPARGSEANGLMQTSRL; from the coding sequence ATGGAGCCCCTGTTCCCGGCGCCCACGCTGGCCGGCTGGAACGCCTCCTCGGCGGCCCCCGGAGGCGGCGGCGACAACGGGACGCAGGCGGGGTTGGCGCCCTCGCCAGGGGCCCGAGCGGTGGTGGTGCCGGTGCTGTACCTGCTGGTGTGTGCGGCGGGGCTGGGTGGCAACGCGCTGGTCATCTACGTGGTGCTGCGGCACGCCAAGATGAAGACGGTCACCAACATCTACATCCTCAACCTGGCCGTGGCCGACGTGCTGCTCATGCTGGGGCTGCCCTTCCTGGCCACACAGAACGCCGTCTCCTACTGGCCCTTCGGCCCCGTCCTGTGCCGCCTGGTCATGACGCTGGACGGCATCAACCAGTTCACCAGCATCTTCTGCCTGACGGTCATGAGCGTGGACCGCTACCTGGCCGTGGTCCACCCCATCCGCTCCACCCGCTGGCGCCGCCCCAGGGTGGCCAAGCTGGCCAGTGCCGCCGTCTGGGCCTTCTCGCTGCTCATGTCCCTGCCGCTGGTGGTCTTCGCGGACATCCAGGAGGGCTGGAACACCTGCAACCTCAGCTGGCCCGAGCCCGTGGGCCTGTGGGGCGCCGTGTTCATCATCTACACGTCCGTGCTGGGCTTCTTCGGGCCGCTGCTGGTCATCTGCCTCTGTTACCTGCTCATCGTGGTCAAGGTGAAGGCGTCCGGCGTGCGCGTGGGCGCCACGCGGCGGCGCTCGGAGCGCAAGGTGACCcgcatggtggtggtggtggtggtggtgtttgtgGGCTGCTGGCTGCCCTTCTTCATCGTCAACATCGTCAACCTGGCCTTCGTCCTGCCCGAGGAGCCCGCCTCTGCCGGCGCCTACTTCTTCGTGGTCATCCTGTCCTACGCCAACAGCTGCGCCAACCCTGTGCTCTATGGCTTCCTCTCTGACAACTTCCGCCAAAGCTTCCGGAAGGTTCTGTGCCTCCGAAAGGGCTACGGCGCCGAGGACGCAGAGGCCACAGAGCCACAGCCCGACAAGAGCAGCcggctgcaggaggccatgctGCCCGCACGCGGCTCCGAGGCCAACGGGCTCATGCAGACCAGCCGGCTGTGA